One region of Lysobacterales bacterium genomic DNA includes:
- a CDS encoding rRNA methyltransferase has translation MHERDVDRESRPLHPRREQRQSELRVFGLHACLAVFQRRRAAIRKVYLEKDRLGALREVIAHCVANRIGYRLLPSEELEKLTKSQHHEGVCFEVLRAPLLSLETALAAIAPERPAWFAWLDGVGNPHNLGAMLRSAAHFGCAGLIVPRDAGLGLSGAACRVAEGGAEAVPLIGIDAAESAIAILHRHRFDLLATVVRGGDDLFAVPLPKRAVFVMGAEEAGMSDALIARCDRRIGIPGSGAVESLNVSAAFAVFAALWASQSRP, from the coding sequence ATGCACGAACGTGATGTCGATCGTGAGTCGCGCCCGCTGCACCCGCGTCGCGAGCAGCGCCAGAGCGAGCTGCGCGTGTTCGGCCTGCATGCCTGCCTGGCCGTGTTCCAGCGCCGGCGCGCGGCCATTCGCAAGGTGTATCTGGAGAAGGATCGGCTCGGTGCATTGCGCGAGGTGATCGCCCACTGCGTCGCGAACCGCATCGGTTATCGGCTGCTGCCGAGCGAGGAGCTGGAGAAGCTGACGAAGTCGCAGCATCACGAAGGCGTCTGCTTCGAAGTCTTGCGTGCGCCGTTGTTGTCGCTGGAGACCGCGCTTGCGGCGATCGCGCCGGAGCGTCCGGCCTGGTTCGCATGGCTGGACGGGGTGGGCAACCCGCACAATCTCGGCGCGATGTTGCGCAGTGCCGCGCATTTCGGTTGTGCCGGATTGATCGTGCCACGCGATGCCGGTCTGGGCCTGTCGGGCGCCGCCTGTCGTGTGGCCGAAGGGGGCGCCGAAGCGGTGCCGCTGATCGGCATCGATGCGGCCGAGTCCGCGATCGCGATCCTGCATCGGCATCGCTTCGATCTGCTGGCCACGGTCGTGCGCGGCGGCGACGATCTGTTCGCGGTGCCGCTGCCGAAACGTGCGGTCTTCGTGATGGGCGCCGAAGAAGCCGGAATGAGCGATGCGCTGATCGCGCGTTGCGATCGCCGCATCGGCATTCCCGGCAGCGGTGCCGTCGAGAGCCTGAACGTCTCGGCGGCCTTCGCTGTGTTTGCGGCGCTGTGGGCGTCACAATCGCGGCCCTGA
- a CDS encoding M23 family metallopeptidase: MHDFRFLLFIVSLTFFLPTPAPALALALREPTQLPTEQLQRSPSTNEKIYYTRDCITATVSTTDPLTGAPISRTEVTCFTTFYFDEGIWQVPWRVPGGEIGYAYHMCSRFDLDMDGLIDCFKDVVVGEPSSAYPLGESRDWGPRPDGNGGSDFHDAVDISAPEGSMVRSAQEGRVGEVGNDARNGNYIRVNHADGSQTVYIHLRDAPIVRVGQLVMAGTRIGVSGQTGAARGPHLHFTIWGGQDAASRCEGCSYDPEAAFNWDC, encoded by the coding sequence ATGCACGATTTTCGTTTCCTGCTGTTTATTGTCTCACTGACATTTTTCCTGCCGACACCGGCACCGGCACTGGCACTGGCGTTGAGAGAACCGACTCAACTCCCAACTGAGCAACTTCAAAGGTCACCCAGCACTAACGAAAAAATTTACTACACGCGCGATTGCATTACTGCAACGGTCTCAACTACCGACCCGTTGACTGGCGCACCGATCTCGCGAACAGAAGTGACGTGCTTCACAACGTTTTATTTTGATGAAGGCATTTGGCAAGTGCCTTGGCGCGTGCCGGGAGGGGAGATCGGCTACGCCTACCACATGTGTTCTCGTTTCGACTTGGACATGGACGGCCTGATCGATTGCTTCAAGGATGTCGTCGTGGGCGAGCCGAGTAGTGCCTATCCTCTGGGCGAATCCCGCGACTGGGGCCCGCGCCCCGATGGCAATGGCGGTTCGGACTTCCACGATGCAGTCGACATTTCTGCACCGGAAGGATCAATGGTTCGTTCTGCGCAGGAAGGGCGTGTCGGCGAAGTAGGAAACGACGCCCGCAACGGCAACTACATTCGCGTCAATCATGCCGACGGGTCGCAGACGGTTTATATACACCTCCGAGACGCTCCCATCGTCCGCGTCGGGCAATTGGTCATGGCCGGTACGCGCATTGGTGTTTCCGGCCAAACCGGCGCTGCGCGAGGCCCGCATCTTCACTTCACGATTTGGGGTGGTCAGGACGCTGCCAGCCGCTGCGAAGGCTGTTCCTATGATCCTGAAGCCGCATTCAACTGGGACTGCTGA
- a CDS encoding DUF533 domain-containing protein yields MFDAQRLLGQLLGDALGGGFGHRKKHGGGLSFGTKAQLGLGALGVAMAAYEHFSSQRTPAATAVPTSPPAPPQAALAVPPPPPVAFNPAQLPPAQADAVLLVQAMIAAAAADGRVDANERERVLARAEAAGVDAETRAFLEAELAVPKTADAIGAMTRPGRTRDAYAAAALAIDLDTEAERRFLNTLGNALGLGDDERIAIHQQIEG; encoded by the coding sequence ATGTTCGATGCGCAACGATTGCTCGGCCAATTGCTCGGGGACGCCCTCGGTGGCGGCTTCGGGCACCGCAAGAAGCACGGCGGTGGCCTGAGTTTCGGCACCAAGGCGCAACTGGGCCTGGGCGCCCTCGGCGTCGCGATGGCCGCCTACGAACACTTCAGCAGCCAGCGGACGCCCGCGGCCACCGCCGTTCCGACGTCGCCACCAGCGCCGCCCCAGGCCGCCCTGGCCGTGCCGCCACCGCCACCGGTCGCATTCAATCCGGCACAGCTGCCACCAGCACAGGCTGACGCCGTGCTGCTCGTGCAGGCGATGATCGCCGCCGCCGCGGCCGATGGCCGAGTCGATGCTAACGAGCGTGAACGGGTTCTGGCGCGCGCCGAAGCCGCCGGCGTCGATGCCGAGACCCGCGCGTTCCTCGAAGCGGAACTGGCGGTGCCGAAGACCGCCGACGCCATCGGCGCGATGACTCGCCCCGGCCGGACGCGCGACGCCTATGCCGCAGCCGCGCTGGCGATCGATCTCGATACCGAGGCCGAACGCCGATTCCTGAACACCCTGGGCAACGCGCTCGGCCTCGGGGATGACGAACGCATCGCGATTCACCAGCAGATCGAAGGTTGA
- a CDS encoding diacylglycerol kinase, with translation MADEVSVFPRGPGKIWRALQWSLKGLHTAFTIESSFRLECYLMIPLTPLSFLLGQSPLERVLLFGSLLLVLSAELLNSAIEQVVDKISPEFAVFAGRAKDMGSAAVFVTMLNVIAVWACLLAPRWI, from the coding sequence ATGGCCGACGAAGTGAGTGTGTTTCCGCGCGGGCCGGGCAAGATCTGGCGGGCGCTGCAGTGGTCGCTCAAGGGGCTGCATACCGCGTTCACGATCGAGTCGTCGTTCCGGCTTGAGTGTTACCTGATGATTCCGTTGACGCCGCTGAGTTTCCTGCTCGGCCAGTCGCCGCTGGAGCGCGTGCTGCTGTTCGGCTCGCTGCTGCTGGTGCTGTCGGCGGAATTGCTGAACTCGGCGATCGAACAGGTCGTCGACAAGATCAGCCCCGAATTCGCGGTCTTCGCCGGTCGCGCCAAGGACATGGGCTCCGCTGCCGTGTTCGTCACCATGCTGAACGTGATTGCGGTCTGGGCGTGTCTGCTCGCACCGCGCTGGATCTGA
- a CDS encoding TerC family protein: MEVLFTPEGLLSLLMLATLEIVLGVDNLVFISIAVSRLPPERRSEARKFGLALACVTRIGLLMSLAWLARMTTPLFSAMGQDISVRDLVLIGGGLFLLVKGTMEIHESVEGDDGDGPSGRASAAFGYVIAQIAIIDIVFSLDSVITAVGLVNNVPVMATAIIAAVLVMMLASDPVGNFIDKHPTVKMLALAFIILVGVALIADGLEFHIPRGYLYFGMAFSAGVEALNLIAKSRRQKKTDRREQQDGGQ, encoded by the coding sequence ATGGAAGTCCTGTTCACCCCCGAAGGCCTGTTGTCGCTGTTGATGCTGGCGACGCTCGAGATCGTGCTTGGCGTCGACAATCTCGTGTTCATCTCGATCGCGGTCAGCCGCCTGCCGCCCGAGCGCCGGTCCGAGGCACGCAAGTTCGGTCTGGCGCTGGCCTGCGTCACCCGCATCGGCCTGCTGATGTCGCTGGCCTGGCTGGCACGCATGACCACGCCGCTGTTCAGCGCGATGGGCCAGGACATTTCGGTACGCGACCTGGTGCTGATCGGCGGCGGCCTGTTCCTGCTGGTCAAGGGCACGATGGAGATCCACGAATCGGTCGAGGGCGACGATGGCGATGGTCCGAGCGGGCGCGCCTCGGCCGCGTTCGGCTACGTGATCGCGCAGATCGCCATCATCGACATCGTCTTTTCGCTCGATTCGGTGATCACCGCAGTGGGTCTGGTCAACAACGTCCCGGTGATGGCCACCGCGATCATCGCCGCGGTGCTGGTCATGATGCTGGCCTCGGACCCGGTCGGCAATTTCATCGACAAGCACCCGACGGTGAAGATGCTGGCGCTGGCCTTCATCATCCTGGTCGGTGTCGCCTTGATCGCCGATGGGCTCGAATTCCATATCCCGCGCGGCTACCTGTATTTCGGCATGGCCTTCTCGGCCGGCGTCGAAGCGCTGAACCTGATCGCCAAGAGCAGGCGCCAGAAGAAGACCGATCGGCGCGAGCAACAGGATGGCGGCCAATGA
- a CDS encoding prolipoprotein diacylglyceryl transferase produces the protein MPYVHDIDPILLRIGPLAIHWYGIMYLCGLAAAWWIGRGRVRAGRFGISEQQFSDLIFEGMLGVIIGGRIGYMVVYGRAELAADPLSLFRVWEGGMSFHGGLVGVMAALAFWSWRHQRHAFDTIDFIAPLVPFGLGFGRIGNWIGGELWGRHTDLPWGVIFPKAIGQLGLSIEEIKVQAAQGLLNHEMRHPSQLYQAVLEGVVLGGVLLWFTRRERPRYAASGVFALIYGLGRFLVEFVREPDVQMGYVAFDWMTTGQLLSLPLIALGVVLLVLAYRRRSA, from the coding sequence ATGCCCTACGTCCATGACATCGATCCGATCCTGCTCCGCATCGGGCCGCTGGCGATCCACTGGTACGGCATCATGTACCTGTGCGGATTGGCCGCGGCGTGGTGGATCGGCCGCGGTCGCGTGCGTGCAGGGCGTTTCGGCATCAGCGAGCAGCAGTTTTCGGACCTGATCTTCGAAGGCATGCTCGGCGTCATCATCGGCGGCCGCATCGGCTACATGGTCGTGTACGGGCGTGCCGAACTCGCGGCCGATCCGCTGTCGCTGTTCCGCGTCTGGGAAGGCGGCATGTCCTTCCACGGCGGGCTCGTCGGGGTGATGGCAGCACTTGCATTCTGGTCGTGGCGGCACCAGCGGCATGCCTTCGACACCATCGACTTCATCGCGCCGCTGGTGCCGTTCGGACTGGGCTTCGGCCGCATCGGCAACTGGATTGGCGGCGAATTGTGGGGCCGCCACACCGACCTGCCCTGGGGCGTGATCTTTCCGAAGGCGATCGGGCAGCTCGGCCTGTCGATCGAAGAAATCAAAGTGCAGGCTGCGCAGGGCCTGCTGAACCACGAGATGCGGCATCCCTCGCAGCTCTACCAGGCCGTGCTCGAAGGCGTCGTGCTGGGCGGCGTGTTGTTGTGGTTCACGCGACGCGAGCGGCCACGTTATGCCGCCAGCGGCGTGTTTGCGCTGATCTACGGGCTCGGTCGTTTCCTGGTCGAATTCGTGCGCGAACCGGACGTGCAGATGGGTTATGTCGCTTTCGACTGGATGACCACCGGCCAGTTGCTGTCGTTGCCCCTGATCGCGTTGGGCGTGGTGTTGCTGGTGCTCGCCTATCGCCGCCGGAGCGCGTGA
- a CDS encoding thymidylate synthase has product MQAYLDLLRHVLDQGADKNDRTGTGTRSVFGYQMRFDLQAGFPLVTTKKLHLRSIVHELLWFLKGETNIGYLREHGVTIWDEWADANGDLGPVYGKQWRRWATPDGRVIDQVAEVIERIKRDPDSRRLIVSAWNVAEIPQMALAPCHALFQFYVANGKLSCQLYQRSADIFLGVPFNIASYALLTHMVAQVCDLGVGDFVHTLGDAHLYSNHLEQARLQQTRAPLPLPALQLNPDVRSIDGFRFEDIVIADYQSHPAIKAPIAV; this is encoded by the coding sequence ATGCAGGCCTATCTCGACCTGTTGCGGCATGTGCTTGATCAGGGCGCCGACAAGAACGACCGCACCGGGACCGGCACGCGCAGCGTCTTCGGTTACCAGATGCGCTTCGACCTCCAGGCCGGCTTCCCGCTGGTCACCACCAAGAAGTTGCATCTGCGCTCGATCGTCCACGAGCTGCTGTGGTTCCTGAAAGGCGAGACCAACATCGGCTATCTGCGCGAACACGGGGTGACGATCTGGGACGAGTGGGCCGATGCGAACGGCGACCTCGGCCCGGTGTACGGCAAGCAGTGGCGGCGCTGGGCGACGCCCGACGGCCGCGTGATCGACCAGGTCGCCGAGGTGATCGAGCGCATCAAGCGCGACCCCGATTCGCGGCGGCTGATCGTCAGCGCCTGGAATGTCGCCGAGATCCCGCAAATGGCGCTCGCACCTTGCCATGCACTGTTCCAGTTCTATGTCGCGAACGGCAAGCTGTCGTGCCAGCTGTATCAGCGCAGCGCCGACATCTTCCTCGGCGTGCCGTTCAACATCGCGAGTTATGCACTGCTGACGCATATGGTCGCGCAGGTCTGCGACCTCGGCGTCGGCGACTTCGTGCACACGCTCGGCGACGCCCACCTGTATTCGAACCATCTCGAACAGGCGCGGCTGCAACAGACACGCGCGCCGCTGCCCTTGCCGGCCCTGCAACTGAATCCCGACGTGCGATCGATCGACGGTTTCCGTTTCGAGGACATCGTCATCGCGGATTACCAGTCGCACCCGGCGATCAAGGCCCCGATCGCGGTGTGA
- the sufT gene encoding putative Fe-S cluster assembly protein SufT codes for MSRYSQTSEPVRFERDCAAIMVPSGDLVNLPAGQTGYITQALGGSFTVFVEGNLFRIRNEDADAIGKEPMPLPELPDNASDDEIEQAVWTQLRTCFDPEIPINIVELGLVYRCEIRKNEDGKRRAEVQMTLTAPGCGMGDILVEDVRSKLELLPAIDEADVDLVFDPPWNQSMMSDAARLETGMMY; via the coding sequence ATGTCCCGTTATTCGCAAACCAGTGAACCGGTCCGCTTCGAGCGCGACTGCGCCGCCATCATGGTGCCCTCGGGCGACCTCGTGAATCTGCCTGCGGGCCAGACCGGCTATATCACCCAGGCCCTGGGCGGCAGCTTCACCGTCTTCGTCGAAGGCAATCTGTTCCGCATCCGCAACGAAGACGCGGACGCGATCGGCAAGGAGCCGATGCCGCTGCCGGAACTGCCCGACAACGCCAGCGACGACGAAATCGAACAGGCGGTGTGGACGCAGTTGCGCACCTGCTTCGATCCGGAAATCCCGATCAACATCGTCGAACTCGGCCTGGTCTATCGCTGCGAGATCCGCAAGAACGAGGACGGCAAGCGTCGCGCCGAAGTGCAGATGACGCTGACCGCGCCCGGCTGCGGCATGGGCGACATTCTGGTCGAGGATGTGCGCAGCAAGCTCGAATTGCTGCCGGCCATCGACGAGGCCGATGTCGACCTCGTGTTCGATCCGCCGTGGAACCAGTCGATGATGAGCGATGCCGCGCGACTGGAAACCGGGATGATGTACTGA
- a CDS encoding M20/M25/M40 family metallo-hydrolase, whose protein sequence is MRLLPTCFLIGAGFVQAQMPVAPSPIAESAITTATRLRDDALAGSGAYAIVESLTTEVGARMAGSEADARAVRWAEARFKTLGFDRVTLQPVNIPVWRRGREHAEVVSPAPQKLALLALGWSSGTPKGGIEAEIVRFANIDALKAAPDSAVKGRIVYVSQKMQRRRDGGGYGVAVGARAQAAEIGGRKGAVAALIRSIGTDSDRFPHTGGGVWFGQIALDPELRKRAITLSDGSLIATTLVPAAALSGPDADQLDRLVALGQPVRIKLELDVGYVGEYKGHNVIGDVLGRERPDEIVLIGGHLDSWDPGTGAIDDGAGIAITMAAGAAIAKLPERPRRTVRVVAFADEEQGLFGGQAYAKANPDAAMTHVAIAESDFGAGLIYRFDSNVAAEALPTVNAIGSVLYPLDIERGGNDARVGSDIGPIQKLGVPAFSLGQDGIDYFDYHHTANDTLDKIDAKKLDQNVAAYAAFAYLAAEAEHKIAAPKQP, encoded by the coding sequence ATGCGCCTGCTGCCCACCTGTTTCCTGATCGGTGCCGGATTCGTGCAGGCACAAATGCCGGTCGCGCCGTCGCCGATCGCGGAGTCCGCGATCACCACCGCGACGCGATTGCGCGATGACGCCCTCGCCGGCAGCGGTGCCTACGCGATCGTCGAATCCCTGACCACCGAAGTCGGTGCACGCATGGCCGGCAGCGAAGCCGACGCCCGCGCAGTGCGCTGGGCCGAGGCGCGATTCAAGACCCTCGGTTTCGACCGCGTGACACTGCAGCCGGTCAATATTCCGGTCTGGCGCCGCGGCCGCGAACATGCGGAAGTGGTCTCGCCCGCGCCGCAGAAACTTGCACTGCTGGCCCTGGGCTGGTCATCAGGCACGCCGAAAGGCGGCATCGAAGCCGAGATCGTGCGTTTCGCGAACATCGACGCGCTCAAGGCCGCACCCGATTCGGCGGTCAAGGGCCGGATCGTGTACGTGTCGCAGAAGATGCAGCGCCGCCGCGACGGCGGTGGCTACGGCGTGGCCGTCGGCGCGCGCGCGCAGGCCGCCGAGATCGGTGGCCGCAAGGGCGCGGTCGCGGCACTGATCCGCTCGATCGGCACCGACAGCGACCGTTTTCCGCATACCGGCGGTGGCGTCTGGTTCGGCCAGATCGCACTCGACCCGGAACTGCGCAAGCGTGCGATCACCCTGTCCGATGGCAGCCTCATCGCCACGACCCTGGTGCCGGCGGCAGCACTCAGCGGACCGGACGCGGACCAGCTCGACCGCTTGGTCGCGCTCGGCCAACCGGTGCGCATCAAGCTGGAGCTCGATGTCGGCTACGTCGGCGAATACAAGGGTCACAACGTCATCGGCGACGTGCTGGGACGCGAGCGTCCGGACGAAATCGTGCTGATCGGCGGCCATCTCGATTCCTGGGACCCGGGCACCGGCGCGATCGACGATGGCGCCGGCATCGCCATCACCATGGCGGCCGGTGCCGCGATCGCGAAGTTGCCGGAACGGCCGCGCCGCACGGTGCGCGTGGTCGCCTTCGCGGACGAGGAACAGGGCCTGTTCGGTGGCCAGGCCTATGCCAAGGCGAATCCGGATGCGGCCATGACCCATGTCGCGATCGCCGAATCGGACTTCGGCGCCGGACTGATCTATCGCTTCGACTCGAACGTCGCTGCGGAGGCTCTGCCCACCGTCAATGCGATCGGCAGCGTGCTGTATCCGCTCGACATCGAACGTGGCGGCAACGACGCGCGCGTCGGCAGCGACATCGGGCCGATCCAGAAGCTCGGCGTGCCCGCCTTCTCGCTGGGCCAGGACGGCATCGACTATTTCGACTACCACCACACCGCCAACGACACGCTCGACAAGATCGACGCCAAGAAGCTCGACCAGAACGTCGCTGCCTACGCCGCATTCGCTTATCTCGCCGCGGAAGCCGAGCACAAGATCGCCGCACCCAAACAGCCCTGA
- the mscL gene encoding large-conductance mechanosensitive channel protein MscL, whose translation MISEFKAFAMRGNVVDMAVGVVIGAAFGKIVSAMVDKMIMPIVGYMTSGQNFSEMAWKLGANPDGTPMVSIGYGAFLQSMLDFVIVAFVLFLVIKGMNKLKKAEEAAPAAPPAPTEQEKLLAEIRDLLKQR comes from the coding sequence ATGATCTCGGAATTCAAGGCCTTCGCGATGCGCGGCAATGTCGTCGACATGGCCGTGGGTGTGGTCATCGGCGCGGCCTTCGGCAAGATCGTCAGCGCCATGGTCGACAAGATGATCATGCCGATCGTCGGCTACATGACCTCGGGCCAGAACTTCTCGGAGATGGCCTGGAAGCTCGGTGCGAACCCCGACGGCACGCCCATGGTCAGCATCGGCTACGGTGCCTTTCTGCAGTCGATGCTCGACTTCGTCATCGTTGCCTTCGTGCTGTTCCTGGTCATCAAGGGCATGAACAAGCTCAAGAAGGCCGAGGAAGCGGCACCGGCTGCGCCGCCGGCGCCGACCGAGCAGGAAAAGCTGCTGGCCGAGATTCGCGACCTGCTCAAGCAGCGCTGA
- a CDS encoding fumarylacetoacetate hydrolase family protein: MNPAHPFPAPAPTDIAIVGTRQRFPVHRIYCIGRNYEEHAREMNATVSLDAPVFFMKPADAIVTDDADVPYPSATTDLHHEIELVVALQSGGRDLDAATAQAAIFGYAVGLDLTRRDLQARAKAKALPWDTAKGFDASAPIGAITPVAHCGHPASGELRLDVNGQTRQRADVATMVMKVADIIAALSVYYALRAGDLIYTGTPAGVAALHRGDAFVASFPGLADLRGRIV; this comes from the coding sequence ATGAATCCCGCGCATCCCTTCCCCGCACCCGCACCAACCGACATCGCCATCGTCGGCACGCGTCAGCGCTTCCCGGTCCACCGCATCTACTGCATCGGCCGCAACTACGAGGAACACGCACGCGAAATGAATGCGACGGTGTCGCTGGATGCCCCGGTGTTCTTCATGAAGCCGGCCGATGCCATCGTGACCGACGACGCCGACGTGCCTTATCCGTCGGCGACGACTGATCTGCATCACGAGATCGAACTCGTGGTCGCGCTGCAGTCCGGCGGCCGCGACCTCGATGCCGCGACGGCGCAGGCCGCGATCTTCGGCTATGCGGTCGGCCTCGATCTCACCCGTCGCGACCTGCAGGCCAGGGCCAAGGCCAAGGCCCTGCCCTGGGACACCGCCAAGGGCTTCGATGCCTCGGCCCCGATCGGCGCGATCACCCCCGTCGCGCATTGCGGACATCCCGCCAGCGGCGAACTGCGTCTCGACGTCAACGGCCAGACGCGCCAGCGCGCCGACGTCGCGACGATGGTGATGAAAGTCGCGGACATCATCGCAGCGCTGTCGGTCTACTATGCTTTGCGCGCCGGCGACCTGATCTATACCGGCACGCCGGCCGGCGTCGCGGCCCTGCATCGCGGCGACGCCTTCGTCGCCAGTTTCCCCGGCCTCGCCGATCTGCGCGGCCGCATCGTCTGA